One Solanum pennellii chromosome 10, SPENNV200 genomic region harbors:
- the LOC107002687 gene encoding putative 4-hydroxy-4-methyl-2-oxoglutarate aldolase 3, with protein MASLATAEVCDVNAGHLSNGDLRVLPPVFKIYGQCRAFSGPITTLKVFEDNVLVRELLETRGEGRVLVIDGGGSMRCALVGGNLGQLAQNMGWAGILVNGCIRDVDEINGCDIGVRALASHPQKSNKKGQGEKHVPIYIGGMMIREGEWLYADSDGILVSKTELSI; from the coding sequence ATGGCGTCCTTGGCAACAGCAGAAGTGTGTGATGTGAATGCAGGGCATCTGTCAAATGGTGATCTACGAGTTTTGCCACCAGTATTCAAGATATATGGTCAATGCCGCGCTTTTTCAGGCCCCATTACCACCCTTAAGGTATTTGAGGACAATGTGTTGGTTAGGGAGCTACTCGAAACTAGAGGTGAAGGAAGAGTTCTTGTGATAGATGGTGGAGGGAGTATGCGATGTGCTTTAGTAGGAGGAAACTTGGGACAACTAGCCCAGAATATGGGCTGGGCAGGTATTTTAGTTAATGGATGTATTCGTGATGTAGATGAGATTAACGGTTGTGATATAGGTGTTCGTGCATTGGCATCACACCCTCAGAAATCAAACAAGAAAGGACAGGGCGAAAAGCATGTTCCTATTTACATTGGAGGCATGATGATTCGCGAAGGAGAGTGGTTATATGCAGATAGTGATGGCATTCTCGTATCAAAAACTGAATTATCGATCTAA
- the LOC107002250 gene encoding uncharacterized protein At4g26450 isoform X1: MHARHRSPVGGYKSSSIGMGGVATASRVSPDGTGRGRGLHNSEYRNYNRGGFGRGQQSKQFGFQQPSHGNDIFMEAGRLAAEYLVSKGLLPPNALSGKLPNGSLKSPVGNFLGFKQQDVDEGQTSTLSRTESDVGPGRRRFSDEYEPMGSRNYMRGRRRNESFRSYSSEFNRELQRTGSSDRARTYPDVNGQDEAFPRDRDEQQVVKDSNGMLPSSLPGKQNPDIESVEESICCDPKPVLGDSGKETGPINTGNDLPSDGEPEPKKSVDIGMLEEEADPVNLAHSTDKLEKIGVNEDTEVKLFSQEHNQTSMTDNDLLSLCRFEKVPTRTRSSLANRGLKVCHDSEDEDAHASDIPKETEVHSQDIPVDVSPVVILSDQTRDAKSLDSDKLKPQSTEEEPCLTYANKQLNETSSSSFSGSTLMREGEKIEGLTEMETCSSIAMGRGEKRELDDNDDCKGGVTKRPRELASLTSTFSDVFLYHSSSMEKQQISQEPRRSHSEPLIFPSEQKRLVDISMIPEGDARLGSDFTEKQLLPSSFKAFDLNLMETSDVNENHDADPVHIFPLITEGVKQEAPVDIHLTMSSNSDIPSNYAKSSFDGRDVEVIDLENDSEQEEKALNNPERKSEIVFTGADGFSDNAHSTNNIPHAQDGYGLMISELLGNDIANCPPLPADMDSLHNDMGLHNGLHNGEGMLGDDDSIYMSLGEIPISMLKILATLLDLNLVIELSLNAMPSVCARICPCINAVTIHLILSFLSPWEQPAQEFGKPF, translated from the exons ATGCATGCTAGGCATCGGAGTCCGGTAGGTGGGTATAAGTCTAGTTCAATAGGAATGGGTGGTGTGGCTACTGCCTCGCGGGTTTCACCTGATGGAACAGGGAGAGGTCGTGGATTGCATAATTCGGAGTACAGAAACTATAACCGAGGTGGATTTGGGCGGGGACAGCAATCGAAGCAGTTTGGATTTCAGCAGCCTTCGCATGGGAATGACATTTTCATGGAAGCTGGACGGTTAGCAGCTGAGTATCTTGTTTCCAAGGGGTTGCTACCACCGAATGCTCTTTCAGGGAAGTTGCCGAATGGTAGCTTAAAGAGCCCAGTTGGGAATTTTCTGGGATTTAAGCAACAAGATGTTGATGAAGGTCAGACATCAACTCTTTCACGAACGGAGAGTGATGTGGGTCCTGGTAGGAGAAGGTTTTCTGATGAATATGAACCAATGGGTTCAAGAAATTACATGAGAGGAAGGAGAAGAAACGAGTCCTTTCGAAGTTACAGCTCTGAGTTCAATCGAGAATTGCAAAGGACTGGGTCATCAGATAGAGCCAGGACCTACCCTGATGTGAATGGTCAAGATGAAGCTTTCCCACGTGATAGAGATGAACAGCAAGTGGTTAAAGACAGTAATGGGATGTTACCTAGTTCCCTTCCTGGTAAACAAAATCCAGATATAGAGAGTGTGGAGGAGTCTATATGCTGTGATCCAAAACCTGTCCTGGGAGATTCTGGTAAAGAGACAGGTCCCATCAACACTGGAAATGATCTCCCATCAGATGGTGAACCTGAACCAAAGAAGTCTGTAGACATTGGAATGTTGGAAGAAGAAGCTGATCCTGTTAATCTTGCCCACAGTACTGATAAGTTGGAGAAAATAGGTGTTAACGAGGATACAGAAGTCAAGTTGTTCAGCCAAGAACATAACCAGACCAGCATGACTGATAATGATTTACTTAGCTTATGCAGGTTTGAGAAAGTTCCGACGAGAACACGTTCTTCATTGGCAAACAGAGGTTTGAAGGTTTGTCATGATTCTGAAGATGAGGATGCTCATGCGAGTGATATCCCTAAAGAAACTGAAGTGCATTCCCAAGACATCCCTGTGGATGTTTCCCCTGTTGTTATTTTATCAGATCAAACCCGTGATGCGAAAAGCCTTGATTCTGACAAACTGAAACCGCAGTCCACCGAGGAAGAACCATGTCTTACTTATGCCAATAAGCAGTTAAATGAGACAAGCTCTTCATCTTTTTCTGGAAGTACGTTAATGAGGGAGGGAGAGAAAATAGAGGGACTAACTGAAATGGAAACTTGCAGTTCTATAGCCATGGGAAGAGGTGAGAAACGAGAATtggatgataatgatgattgtAAGGGAGGAGTAACTAAGAGACCTAGAGAACTGGCTTCATTAACAAGTACTTTCTCAGATGTCTTTCTGTACCATTCTAGTTCAATGGAAAAGCAGCAGATTTCACAGGAACCGAGGAGATCACATAGCGAGCCGTTAATATTTCCATCTGAGCAGAAGAGATTGGTAGACATTTCTATGATACCCGAGGGTGATGCAAGGCTGGGCAGTGACTTCACGGAAAAACAACTTTTGCCCAGTTCCTTTAAGGCTTTTGATCTCAATCTTATGGAAACATCTGATGTGAATGAGAACCATGATGCTGATCCTGTTCATATCTTCCCTTTGATTACTGAAGGTGTAAAACAAGAAGCACCAGTTGATATTCATCTGACCATGAGTAGTAACTCTGATATACCAAGTAACTATGCTAAATCTAGCTTTGATGGGAGAGATGTTGAGGTGATTGATTTGGAAAATGATTCTGAACAAGAAGAGAAGGCTCTCAACAACCCTGAGAGAAA GTCTGAAATTGTATTCACTGGAGCAGATGGCTTTTCTGATAATGCACATAGTACCAACAATATACCCCATGCTCAGGATGGTTATGGACTTATGATTTCAGAATTACTTGGGAATGATATAGCAAACTGTCCTCCTTTACCAGCAGATATGGATTCTTTGCACAACGATATGGGCCTCCACAATGGACTCCATAATGGAGAG gGCATGCTTGGTGATGATGATTCAATATATATGTCCTTGGGAGAAATTCCGATAAGTATGCTAAAGATCTTAGCAACACTTCTTGATCTGAACTTAGTTATCGAGCTGTCTCTGAATGCAATGCCCTCTGTGTGTGCGCGCATCTGTCCATGCATTAATGCAGTCACCATTCATTTGATTCTGA GTTTTCTGTCACCCTGGGAGCAGCCGGCACAAGAATTTGGAAAGCCATTTTGA
- the LOC107032602 gene encoding probable WRKY transcription factor 3, giving the protein MVEFCSFFPFNAVGVPKVPSEVSSTRAEMQGVWKLAANRLSAAKILAFDVDIFQTHHFATGNESRSAMLTTEAADKMNATAFGTNSSSYLSSNPIMETGGVNEFQIEGSVDPNNSLPLHSMEATQNEQICNETTDIPMFTEEDVRGSDKNPEVRAFNAVGGSTEHPPSLEEQQNEDTAGDTSVEDGHNWIKYGENQVKGSEYPRGFYKCTHPNCLVKKEIARYHQGHVTEVIYNGAHNHPKPQPNQISTLGSSSSFGDIQLDNVDPTGTGVNSDLALETVQQGPTAGGLKRKNDNIEAISFAALHSEYCRGAATLHSNDAQLGSADAVDIASIFSTEGDDHGTRGSAPLDCDDGGDNPESKIRKIEADATDTSSVSRSMKQPRVVVQTISELDVIEDGYRWRKYGQKLVKGNPNPRSYYKCTNSGCSVRKHVERSPFDQMSVITSYDGKHNHDAPEERSSIQVSSIASIYRSNPITTNAQDKVGRPEPKQLQKTSRRYGRGPPFGSTSGFNSSETNQQQGLTGPSMTGFNSDQHQFSVPAYPYPGWAQPVNDAGFVLPEGEPMPNPNMNYSNASSTYQQTMNGLPPGPQM; this is encoded by the exons ATGGTAgagttttgttctttctttccttttaatgCTGTTGGTGTTCCAAAAGTTCCTTCCGAAGTATCCTCAACCCGAGCAGAAATGCAAGGTGTCTGGAAACTTGCTGCCAACCGGCTATCAGCCGCCAAAATTCTTGCTTTTGATGTAGATATATTTCAAACACACCATTTTGCCACAG GCAACGAGAGTAGAAGCGCTATGTTGACGACTGAAGCTGCAGATAAGATGAATGCGACTGCTTTTGGGACTAATAGTTCATCTTACTTGTCTTCCAATCCAATTATGGAGACTGGCGGA GTAAACGAGTTTCAAATTGAGGGTTCAGTTGATCCAAATAACTCTCTTCCACTTCACAGTATGGAAGCAACTCAAAATGAACAGATATGTAATGAAACAACTGATATCCCTATGTTTACTGAAGAGGATGTCCGGGGTAGTGATAAGAATCCAGAGGTAAGGGCCTTTAATGCAGTTGGTGGTAGTACGGAGCATCCTCCGTCTCTTGAAGAGCAACAAAATGAGGACACTGCTGGTGATACTTCAGTTGAAGATGGTCATAATTGGATTAAATATGGGGAAAATCAAGTTAAAGGAAGCGAGTATCCTCGGGGTTTTTATAAGTGCACACATCCAAATTGTCTTGTCAAGAAGGAAATAGCGCGATATCATCAAG GTCATGTCACGGAAGTTATATACAATGGGGCTCACAATCACCCAAAACCACAGCCAAATCAGATATCAACCCTCGGATCTTCAAGTTCATTTGGTGACATCCAACTAGACAATGTGGATCCAACTGGAACAGGTGTTAACAGTGATCTGGCTTTGGAAACCGTCCAACAAGGACCTACTGCTGGAGGCCTCAAGCGGAAGAACGACAATATTGAAGCAATATCATTCGCAGCTTTGCACTCTGAATACTGCAGGGGAGCTGCTACTTTACATTCAAATGATGCTCAGCTGGGATCAGCCGATGCAGTTGACATAGCATCTATTTTTTCAACTGAAGGAGATGATCATGGTACTCGTGGAAGTGCACCTCTAGATTGTGATGATGGAGGAGATAACCCCGAGTCTAAAATAAG GAAGATAGAAGCGGATGCAACAGATACGAGCAGCGTCAGCAGATCAATGAAGCAGCCAAGAGTTGTGGTACAAACTATCAGTGAGCTAGACGTCATTGAAGATGGATATCGCTGGCGCAAGTATGGGCAAAAGTTGGTTAAAGGCAATCCAAATCCTAG GAGTTACTACAAGTGCACAAACTCCGGATGCAGTGTCAGGAAACATGTCGAGAGGTCCCCATTCGATCAGATGTCCGTTATCACAAGTTATGATGGGAAGCACAACCATGACGCTCCAGAAGAACGCAGCAGTATCCAAGTTAGCTCAATTGCTTCAATCTATCGCTCCAATCCGATAACTACTAATGCTCAAGACAAGGTAGGTAGGCCTGAGCCTAAACAACTTCAGAAGACCAGCAGGCGTTATGGAAGGGGTCCCCCATTTGGTTCTACCTCAGGCTTTAACAGTTCCGAAACTAACCAGCAGCAAGGTCTAACCGGTCCTTCTATGACCGGATTCAACTCTGATCAGCACCAGTTTTCGGTCCCTGCCTATCCATATCCAGGATGGGCACAACCTGTTAACGATGCTGGTTTCGTGCTTCCAGAAGGAGAACCAATGCCAAATCCTAACATGAACTACTCCAATGCCTCATCAACTTATCAGCAAACTATGAATGGATTGCCTCCTGGACCTCAGATGTGA
- the LOC107002808 gene encoding chloride channel protein CLC-f-like: MSGGEYSDRNVLLRSNSSASDGDLEGQFPHRTGNKGITDLLKRLDRGFSNRRLSGVKRSDRDQSSYSDHGVSSSVTGNYRDDEILGNSAPPEWALLLVGCLLGLATGLCVAGFNRGVHVVREWAWAGTPNEGAAWLRLQRLADTWHRILLIPVLGGVIVGMLHGLLEILDQITQSSSSQGQGFDLLAGVFPTVKAIQAAVTLGTGCSLGPEGPSVDIGKSCAYGCSMMMENNRERRIALVAAGAAAGIASGFNAAVAGCFFAIETVLRPLRAENSPPFTTAMIILASVISSTVSNAVLGEKQAFNVPTYDMRSAAELPLYLILGMLCGAVSVVFTRLVAWFSKAFQFLKEKFGLSDVVCPALGGLGAGLIALRYPGILYWGFTNVDEILHTGKTASAPGIWLLAQLAAAKVVATALCKGSGLVGGLYAPSLMIGAAVGAVFGGSAGELINSAIPGTTAIAQPQAYALVGMAATLASVCSVPLTSVLLLFELTKDYRILLPLMGAVGLAIWVPSVTIQTKEVEASDSKYVSKGYSVLSPDDEKNEESDWRHTSVRNDLELSVIGYHSSHESLDEGLILEDLKVSQAMLNDYLKVSPNQTVKEALECMHEGCQSFVIVVNAEDYLEGILTYGDIKRSLFNNSGDSSNRDLALKNADTCLVSSICTRGINYRGQECGLLTCYPDTDLAIAKQIMVAKGIKQLPVIKRGGDLKGERKLKIIAILHYESIKESIRNEITRRKSVYQQREEDND, from the exons ATGTCAGGAGGAGAGTATAGTGATCGCAATGTGCTATTGCGTTCGAATTCATCGGCGTCGGATGGAGATTTAGAAGGTCAGTTTCCGCATAGGACTGGTAATAAAGGCATTACTGATCTGTTGAAGCGATTGGATCGAGGATTTTCGAATAGAAGACTATCGGGTGTAAAGCGGTCTGATAGGGATCAATCGTCATATTCTGATCACGGTGTTTCTTCTAGCGTTACTGGTAACTATAGAGATGATGAGATTCTCGGGAATAGTGCCCCGCCGGAGTGGGCATTGCTGCTTGTTGGATGTCTACTTGGCCTCGCTACTGGCCTTTGTGTTGCGGGTTTTAATCGTGGG GTGCATGTAGTACGTGAGTGGGCTTGGGCTGGTACTCCCAATGAGGGAGCTGCTTGGCTCCGTTTGCAAAGGCTAGCTGACACATGGCATCGGATACTTCTAATACCAGTCCTCGGTGGAGTTATTGTGGGCATGCTGCATGGTCTGCTTGAGATATTGGACCAAATAACACAATCCAGTTCTTCTCAGGGACAAGGGTTTGATTTGTTAGCTGGAGTCTTCCCTACTGTAAAGGCTATTCAGGCTGCTGTGACTTTGGGAACTGGTTGTTCTTTAGGTCCTGAAGGCCCCAGTGTAGATATAGGTAAATCTTGTGCCTATGGATGTTCAATGATGATGGAAAACAACCGAGAAAGGCGAATAGCTCTTGTCGCTGCTGGTGCAGCGGCTGGAATTGCTTCAG GTTTCAATGCAGCAGTCGCTGGCTGTTTTTTTGCAATTGAAACAGTTTTAAGGCCACTTCGTGCAGAAAACTCACCTCCATTTACAACTGCAATGATCATATTGGCTTCTGTCATATCATCTACTGTTTCAAATGCTGTCCTTGGAGAGAAACAGGCTTTCAATGTGCCCACGTATGATATGAGATCTGCTGCTG AGTTACCTTTATATCTAATACTGGGGATGCTGTGTGGAGCAGTAAGTGTGGTGTTTACTCGGCTAGTTGCCTGGTTCTCTAAAGCATTTCAGTTCCTAAAGGAAAAGTTTGGACTTTCTGATGTTGTCTGCCCTGCTTTGGGTGGTTTAGGAGCAGGCTTAATAGCTCTTAGATATCCTGGAATTCTTTATTGGGGTTTCActaatgttgatgaaattcTACATACTGGTAAGACTGCATCTGCACCTGGAATCTGGTTGCTAGCTCAACTAGCAGCTGCAAAAGTTGTGGCCACTGCTCTATGCAAAGGTTCTGGTCTTGTTGGTGGTCTGTATGCACCAAGTTTAATGATAGGTGCTGCTGTGGGTGCTGTATTTGGAGGTTCAGCTGGGGAACTGATCAATTCAGCTATTCCAGGAACTACTGCTATTGCTCAGCCGCAGGCGTATGCTCTG GTGGGAATGGCTGCTACATTGGCATCAGTTTGTTCAGTGCCTTTGACTTCAGTTCTTCTTTTGTTTGAGTTGACAAAAGATTATAGAATATTGCTTCCCCTCATG GGTGCTGTTGGACTGGCAATTTGGGTGCCCTCTGTAACCATTCAGACAAAGGAAGTGGAGGCATCAGACTCCAAATATGTGTCAAAAGGATACTCTGTCCTTTCGCCAGATGATGAGAAGAATGAGGAGAGTGACTGGAGGCACACGAGTGTGAGGAATGACTTGGAACTAAGTGTGATTGGATATCATAGCAGTCATGAGTCTCTTGATGAAGGCTTAATTCTGGAAGATCTAAAG GTTTCTCAGGCTATGTTAAATGATTATCTGAAGGTCTCTCCAAACCAAACTGTGAAAGAAGCATTAGAATGCATGCATGAGGGTTGTCAGAGTTTTGTTATTGTGGTTAATGCTGAAGATTATCTGGAAGGAATTTTAACATATGGTGACATTAAACGCAGTTTGTTTAACAACTCGGGGGATTCTTCCAACAGGGATTTGGCACTTAAAAAT GCAGATACTTGTCTTGTTTCCTCGATTTGCACAAGAGGGATAAACTATCGTGGGCAAGAATGTGGACTTCTAACTTGTTATCCTGATACCGACCTAGCAATTGCTAAGCAGATAATGGTGGCCAAAGGAATCAAACAATTGCCTGTGATCAAGCGTGGTGGAGATCTGAAAGGAGAAAGAAAGCTCAAAATTATAGCTATTCTGCATTATGAGTCCATCAAAGAGTCTATCAG GAATGAAATCACTCGCCGAAAGTCAGTATACCAGCAGAGAGAAGAAGACAACGACTAG
- the LOC107002250 gene encoding uncharacterized protein At4g26450 isoform X2 → MHARHRSPVGGYKSSSIGMGGVATASRVSPDGTGRGRGLHNSEYRNYNRGGFGRGQQSKQFGFQQPSHGNDIFMEAGRLAAEYLVSKGLLPPNALSGKLPNGSLKSPVGNFLGFKQQDVDEGQTSTLSRTESDVGPGRRRFSDEYEPMGSRNYMRGRRRNESFRSYSSEFNRELQRTGSSDRARTYPDVNGQDEAFPRDRDEQQVVKDSNGMLPSSLPGKQNPDIESVEESICCDPKPVLGDSGKETGPINTGNDLPSDGEPEPKKSVDIGMLEEEADPVNLAHSTDKLEKIGVNEDTEVKLFSQEHNQTSMTDNDLLSLCRFEKVPTRTRSSLANRGLKVCHDSEDEDAHASDIPKETEVHSQDIPVDVSPVVILSDQTRDAKSLDSDKLKPQSTEEEPCLTYANKQLNETSSSSFSGSTLMREGEKIEGLTEMETCSSIAMGRGEKRELDDNDDCKGGVTKRPRELASLTSTFSDVFLYHSSSMEKQQISQEPRRSHSEPLIFPSEQKRLVDISMIPEGDARLGSDFTEKQLLPSSFKAFDLNLMETSDVNENHDADPVHIFPLITEGVKQEAPVDIHLTMSSNSDIPSNYAKSSFDGRDVEVIDLENDSEQEEKALNNPERKSEIVFTGADGFSDNAHSTNNIPHAQDGYGLMISELLGNDIANCPPLPADMDSLHNDMGLHNGLHNGEGMLGDDDSIYMSLGEIPISFLSPWEQPAQEFGKPF, encoded by the exons ATGCATGCTAGGCATCGGAGTCCGGTAGGTGGGTATAAGTCTAGTTCAATAGGAATGGGTGGTGTGGCTACTGCCTCGCGGGTTTCACCTGATGGAACAGGGAGAGGTCGTGGATTGCATAATTCGGAGTACAGAAACTATAACCGAGGTGGATTTGGGCGGGGACAGCAATCGAAGCAGTTTGGATTTCAGCAGCCTTCGCATGGGAATGACATTTTCATGGAAGCTGGACGGTTAGCAGCTGAGTATCTTGTTTCCAAGGGGTTGCTACCACCGAATGCTCTTTCAGGGAAGTTGCCGAATGGTAGCTTAAAGAGCCCAGTTGGGAATTTTCTGGGATTTAAGCAACAAGATGTTGATGAAGGTCAGACATCAACTCTTTCACGAACGGAGAGTGATGTGGGTCCTGGTAGGAGAAGGTTTTCTGATGAATATGAACCAATGGGTTCAAGAAATTACATGAGAGGAAGGAGAAGAAACGAGTCCTTTCGAAGTTACAGCTCTGAGTTCAATCGAGAATTGCAAAGGACTGGGTCATCAGATAGAGCCAGGACCTACCCTGATGTGAATGGTCAAGATGAAGCTTTCCCACGTGATAGAGATGAACAGCAAGTGGTTAAAGACAGTAATGGGATGTTACCTAGTTCCCTTCCTGGTAAACAAAATCCAGATATAGAGAGTGTGGAGGAGTCTATATGCTGTGATCCAAAACCTGTCCTGGGAGATTCTGGTAAAGAGACAGGTCCCATCAACACTGGAAATGATCTCCCATCAGATGGTGAACCTGAACCAAAGAAGTCTGTAGACATTGGAATGTTGGAAGAAGAAGCTGATCCTGTTAATCTTGCCCACAGTACTGATAAGTTGGAGAAAATAGGTGTTAACGAGGATACAGAAGTCAAGTTGTTCAGCCAAGAACATAACCAGACCAGCATGACTGATAATGATTTACTTAGCTTATGCAGGTTTGAGAAAGTTCCGACGAGAACACGTTCTTCATTGGCAAACAGAGGTTTGAAGGTTTGTCATGATTCTGAAGATGAGGATGCTCATGCGAGTGATATCCCTAAAGAAACTGAAGTGCATTCCCAAGACATCCCTGTGGATGTTTCCCCTGTTGTTATTTTATCAGATCAAACCCGTGATGCGAAAAGCCTTGATTCTGACAAACTGAAACCGCAGTCCACCGAGGAAGAACCATGTCTTACTTATGCCAATAAGCAGTTAAATGAGACAAGCTCTTCATCTTTTTCTGGAAGTACGTTAATGAGGGAGGGAGAGAAAATAGAGGGACTAACTGAAATGGAAACTTGCAGTTCTATAGCCATGGGAAGAGGTGAGAAACGAGAATtggatgataatgatgattgtAAGGGAGGAGTAACTAAGAGACCTAGAGAACTGGCTTCATTAACAAGTACTTTCTCAGATGTCTTTCTGTACCATTCTAGTTCAATGGAAAAGCAGCAGATTTCACAGGAACCGAGGAGATCACATAGCGAGCCGTTAATATTTCCATCTGAGCAGAAGAGATTGGTAGACATTTCTATGATACCCGAGGGTGATGCAAGGCTGGGCAGTGACTTCACGGAAAAACAACTTTTGCCCAGTTCCTTTAAGGCTTTTGATCTCAATCTTATGGAAACATCTGATGTGAATGAGAACCATGATGCTGATCCTGTTCATATCTTCCCTTTGATTACTGAAGGTGTAAAACAAGAAGCACCAGTTGATATTCATCTGACCATGAGTAGTAACTCTGATATACCAAGTAACTATGCTAAATCTAGCTTTGATGGGAGAGATGTTGAGGTGATTGATTTGGAAAATGATTCTGAACAAGAAGAGAAGGCTCTCAACAACCCTGAGAGAAA GTCTGAAATTGTATTCACTGGAGCAGATGGCTTTTCTGATAATGCACATAGTACCAACAATATACCCCATGCTCAGGATGGTTATGGACTTATGATTTCAGAATTACTTGGGAATGATATAGCAAACTGTCCTCCTTTACCAGCAGATATGGATTCTTTGCACAACGATATGGGCCTCCACAATGGACTCCATAATGGAGAG gGCATGCTTGGTGATGATGATTCAATATATATGTCCTTGGGAGAAATTCCGATAA GTTTTCTGTCACCCTGGGAGCAGCCGGCACAAGAATTTGGAAAGCCATTTTGA
- the LOC114074335 gene encoding probable WRKY transcription factor 2 yields the protein MSGFNDLVPNGDWLPASPSPSPSSIALISSLRADDFGWPAHLEEANESTCKNLVVEPQEHVNWSNSVGNDGAQTGAMTNQTVNVSAPSKQNTSSRGGLMERMAARTGFNVSRLNTDGLRPSFVSQNQEIKSPYLSIAAGLSPSILLYSPVMLYNSLVCTSHFLFKIECLSLLFVC from the coding sequence ATGTCCGGGTTCAATGATCTTGTTCCTAATGGAGATTGGCTACCAGCTAGCCCGAGCCCCAGCCCGAGCTCAATAGCACTCATCTCTTCACTGAGAGCTGATGATTTTGGATGGCCAGCTCATCTGGAGGAAGCTAATGAAAGTACATGCAAAAACCTCGTGGTCGAGCCTCAAGAGCATGTGAACTGGAGCAACTCTGTTGGAAATGATGGGGCACAAACTGGTGCAATGACTAATCAAACAGTGAATGTGAGTGCACCATCAAAGCAGAACACGAGTTCTCGTGGAGGGCTCATGGAAAGAATGGCAGCTAGAACTGGATTCAACGTCTCGAGGCTGAATACAGATGGACTTAGACCTTCTTTTGTGTCACAGAATCAAGAGATTAAGTCTCCTTATTTGAGTATTGCTGCTGGTCTCAGTCCATCAATCCTCTTATATTCACCTGTTATGCTCTATAATTCACTGGTATGTACCTCACACTTCCTGTTTAAGATCGAAtgtctctctcttttatttgtttgttag